gtacaaaatgtttttatcctCATGTCATAACATAATCTTGTGATCATTGAGTCACGTATTGTGATTATTTCAGAGTCACATGCTGTCAGTCCTATTATAAATGGCAAATCATGTGTTAAGAGTTTTGATGATTGAATGTATTAAATATCGTAGTTAATCTGTGCTTGACATgaactgtatgtaaatatgttatGTCTTAATGCAAACGTGATAAAAGTCTTGGAAAAATAGCTTCACGCAGCAGCAGTACTGCATGTCTAAGCAAACAGTCAAtcaaatgtaacataaaacttctcagatacagtatgtgtcctGCATTTTTCACTTTGGTTTTGTTGCTTattcctttctctttccctctaaATGTATACATTCTCACAATTGAAgccacatttttttaaattaaagaattAAGCTGATTACTCCACTGGTTTTGTCCTGTTTTATTAACTATTTTCTTGAGCCCAATCGAGTCTGTGGACGTCCTTGCTAGAGCTGTGACACGGTAGCTGCACACTGCCAAATGTAACTCTAATAAATAAACTCACCTGAGGAATGAAAGGCCCCATTTGGCTGGTGTTCAGGTGCACAGGAGAGGTGGGAGGTATCTGAGATGATGAAACATCAATCATTAACCACATACATCATTATGACAGAAAAGTGATCAATGCTTAATATACATGGATGGATTTTTCTgattgaaaaagctgtttgaaACCTTAAAACAAACTGGAATTGTCTTTCTTGCGTGCGTCTTTCTGTCCTTTCAGGTGAACTTACCATGCTGTCATTGATGACGGTCTGAAGAAGTCCAGCTGAGAAGTAACCAAAGGCGGCAGAGTTCACTGTGAACTCAGACAGGCCGACTGACAACATGTAGCCAGCATGCTCAGACATGGTGAAAGGCTGGGCCTCAAAGGGAGGTTCCTGATGAGTTTTGATACTGTAGAATTCTCCCTTTAAATCAAATACAGTTATTGAtcaattttgtgtgtgttgttatgtgtTGTTGTTCAATATATAATCATTGCCAATATGGTTGTGAGTACTTCCTTTTttcaaagaaatgaaagaacagCCTGAAGGGATTACCatgatatgaaaatatgaaactacctctactgtatgtgtgtattcttACCTTAAGACCCAGATTTAGACTTGAAGCTTCAATGACAGGTACGTCGGTGAGAGGAACGTCAAGACTGAGGTCTTGATTCACGTCAAAGGAGACTGAATAGAGAAGAAATCATATGTTGACTGAATTATTTAGACATTTCAattcctgactgttgtttcatcTTTGGCTTCAAGTAAAGTCACTTCCAGCATTTAGTAACTGTTGCTATCAACAATCAGTGTAcattgttttataaatatggtctttattaacatttatccTGCTGCAATACCGTGTGTGGCCTGTAGGCTGTACTCCAAGTTTACAATGAATTTCTCCACAGCGGGGCAGATCTAGGAAGAAAATAAGGCAGAAGTCCCGCAGAATTCACCATTAAAAGTCTTTACAGATTTACTGGTTTCACCTGAACAGCATCTGATGATCGTTCAGCATGGACCGAATCACTACTGATATAAATGTTAAAGatgtggaaaaacactcactTCACTCTCTATTTCACCTCTAATACGCCCCTTGAAATGTTTCACAAAAGGCTGGAATATCCAACTGTAGACAAATAAGATTGCAGGGCTTTAATCTAGACATCAGTATAAccctctatgtctctctctctctctctctctctctctctctctctctctctctctctctctctctctctctctctctctctatctatctctctctctctctctctcttgtacTGTACCTGGCTCCACCAGAGAATTGTACATCCACATTTCCAATACTAGCACTGCAGCTGACACTGGTGACAGACATATGTCCATCAGCATCTTTCCCCAGCTCCACTACAGAGGCCACATCCACATTAAATAAAGCCATGTTGAAAGTTCCCCCATCATgtctgaaaatacacaaaacatacaaaatcagTGCAGATTTGGACAgaatatattcagtttttcttttcttccttatTTCCTTGTTTACAGTACATTCAGATGGTAATCTGGCATAGCAATTTGGTGACGATTCAAGTTAAAATTTAGATTAAAATGCCAATTCAAGTGTAGGATTAGCTCTGTAGTTCACAGGCAGAAGTGCAtcactttattctttaattCTCTGTATTTTAATATAAACTTGCATGTGCAGACTGCAGACCTCTGTCTGGGCCTAAATATCTCCCCAGCTAGTTGTCACTTTGACATCTGTCATTTACTGGGTAGATGAGAGTGTAGTTATATTAATATACTGAAAATGGCCTGACGACACCAGCAGGAAGTCatcaaaataacttttttttttaacttatttttttctgtctgtgatttttatctgtttgtgaaAATACTTGACAAATTTTTCAAGACTGGATATTGATCACATATTGCTCTTGTTGGAGGTAATAAAACGCGGATCATTGTCTACTTATTAGCTAACTAATCTGACAACACCAGATCAGGATGCTATATCAAGTTCTGGTTTTCAATACAGTTCATTTTACGGTAAAAGGTgaagatgatgaaaatgaacagGTGACTTCGCACCTGTGTAAGAACTTACATATATAAACTCACAAACTTCCATTTTAgatgttattgttttttctttttttccttttttggtgAGATGTCTTTATAAGCCTAATCACATGAGCATAATGCTTTTTTACTCCTGGGTTGCTATGTATTGTTatttatgcaaataaataaactaaaaaaaaaaaatctaatgttccaagaaaagcaaaacagcaATGGACAAAACAGCATCATAGAGAATCACTTCCTTTTTCTGATCAGCACGAAGGTCATTTTGAAATTGAACCTTAATATCAGTTCCTCATTAAGGttttatacacttttttttcaacatttcacaCCAAAGTGTATCACTATGAACTATAGACTGTGTATATGCAATCACTGTTCTCTGACACTTTCATGTTGTGGTAAAgacaacaagtcctccaaattaaacaaccaaataaagAGGAAGACGAACAGCTGTCAGGGTTACTTTACTTTATACTCTTTTAATTTTTCAACTCACATTGCTATATAGTGTGTCCTCCAATCTCCTGATATTGCAACACTGAGGCCTGAGGTGGAGGTCTTGAATCCTACAGGGTCGGGATTGAACTCAACAGATGGTTCAGGAAAGTCACACTTGGTTATCCTGATGCTAAAACACACGAGGAGAAGAAAGGTGTGAGGTGTAAAGAGGTGTGAGGACACAGACACGTAACATAAACGGGCCTAAAGAGTAAACTCAAGTATACACAAACTATACTAAAAACACCATTATTCACcctggatttcaaattcataAAGTTAAATCATGGAGAACTTACACCTTTTGAAGAATAAGCTCTCTATGATTATAAATAGTAAATGTTGGATTTGTGAACTAATTTGGAACTGAAAAGATATATTAAAGGATCTCAAATGTAATCCTACCCTGTCAGTGTGTAGTCGATGCTGCCAAGGATGCCCATGCCAACTTTACCGCTGATGTCAGGAAGAGTGACGAGCTCCAACTTCTCCTGAATCCATCCTGCACCTACATGCTTCCCTGGGACAAACAGCACATGTATTAAGTTATAATTGATGtgagtgaaacatgttttatgtaCTGATCATGCAGTGAGATTTTACTGGGTATTTTATGTAAAGACACAGGTAGCTCTAAAGCAACCAAACACCCTACAAAGCCATTGTGTTTAAATAAACTTACCGTACTGAAGTCCTTTGTTGGTCAGAACGACTTGTATGGCAGGATTTTCTCCACAGGTGAGTGAGACGAGCATGAGCGCTACTATCACAGATGGAAGCATTTTGCTGCAGAGAGAATGAGTGTAACCACAAAACTCTGTACAATCAAAGAACTACTGAGACATTAACAGTTTACTATCAAAAATAGTCTCTGAAATCTAGTAGCTTTTATTCACAAATAAACCTGTTGAGTGAGATTATGAAGCGTACCTGAAACTCTGCAGCATGAAGTGCCAACAAGTTCAAAGTCTGCTCCTGACTTTGTGAACAAGCGTCtcctctgcttcttctgctgctgttagAGAAGTGAAACTGACTGACATCTGACTGTGGACTTGTATAAACTgctgtgcgcgtgtgtgtgtgtggggggggtgtGAAGAACCGGAAACTATGTTGTGATACAGGTCTGTCTGgttgagtgtgtctgtgtaaaataaaaaccaatacattattaaaaaaagtgTTATAGGGACTAAACATGCATGCATGATCAatgtttttaacatattttaaggTCCATCTTCACTTTAAGGTTTCATCCATCACTTATTTGAATATCCTCATTGTTAGATACATGTCATGTCATGGCTGACTAATAAAaggaagtgaaaatgaaatgattgaAAATCTTCTGTCTtgctgcttttatattctgcattacactcacactcacactttgTGTGAAATCAAAATTTCTACTTTAATCCACgtcctgtttttttctgagttcACAGGAGTACCAACAGGCTGCTGCACCCCATCAATAATTAATTTACTTAGCAAAGGTTTCAGCCCCACAACGTTGCATCTGCAAGATCTCATCTTATCTTTGAACActcaaaacattgtttttttagaaAGGGGAAGCTTAATTCACCTTTTAAGAGGAAGTTTAAACAAAGCCCAGAACAttcaaaatgaaagagaaagtcACACTGACAAACTTTCTCACTCATATCTGGCTGCATTTCATTGTACAAGGAAACATTAGAATGACCAGCcataaaatatttgatttatttatctcTTAATTCAACAAATACTCTGTCTCACACACCATGATTAGTTCCATTAAATCACAATTAACAAGTTCAATAGGAAGAGAATATTAtcagacaaacatttttcatattaacaCAATTAAGGACCCACTTGCTTTGCACTTTGAATTCACTTCATCCAGAATGACACTTGATACaccaagaaaacaaacaaggtCCACTATAGgcataagatggaaaataaaaacacaaaaacagaaagaaactgaaaaaaaatctgtaacaACTACACATAAGTTATTCATGGTTGTTATAATCCACAGAGCACCATCTGATCTGATGGGAGCCTCTGTCTTATATTTTCTCTGAAGTGGGATTAATGATATATCTAGCAGCTCAAATACCAGTAATAACATATTCACTCCAAtgtttttcacatatttcattCCCCAGATATAAACACGTACACACTCACAGTTAGACccattttttttactggatCTTAGACAACTTTTGCATGAAGACTTGATACCTGGACAGACCTGTTAATGCCCGCATATATAATCACCCCCCTCTTCATGCGGAGGTTGTGTCCCTCTGTCCAgttaataaaacatgttttctggaATGAGAAGACTACTTTACACTATGATTGTAGAGTTTATTATTGCACATTATCACGAAggcaaaataaaaagatgttacatttcacacaaataatccTCCTCATGAGCTCCTATGTCAAGTGGTCAACATGATGTTTTGATAAGGTCTGCGTCATGACAACCCTGCCGGAGATTTGCGGCATTTTTAGGACATCACCATTCAATAAAGGCCATCTCTGGAGCTCTCAGTCGTGGATATTGTACCTGTACGCCTCTATGAGCCCTTCGACTGAGTGGATGAAGCCAGATATGGCGCAAATGCCCCCAATAACAAAAATGGCAACGTCGAAGAACACGTGGTGCCACAGGAGATTCCTCCACTGGAGCTTCAGGTGGAAGAGGCTTGGCAACAGGAAACACAGGCCGGCGCCGGTGAGGCTCCCAGTTAAACCCATAAGGAGGGCGAAATGGGGGACAAACACTGCCATGAGCAAGGTGAAGACCACCAGGAGAACTCGGAGGCCCAGACCCCATGATTTTAACTGCCCACCGGGGCCGTAGCAGTCTGGGAACATGGCTCTCCCGCCATCCTGGAACAAGGATTTCTCCAGAACCTCAACTGCAGCAAAGAACGGCAGCGGGTAAGATAATAGCGCCTTAGCGACGAGGAAGATGTTCACCACAGCCCGGATGGTTGACGGCAGGTTATCCGTGATGACCTCTTTGGTGGCGTCTGCCCACGTCAAGTAGGCCACCAGGGCGAAGAGGCCCTTGAGGACGCACGCAGAGATGTGACTCCAGTCCATCATGCAGTGGAACTCGCTGGGCTTCTGCATGTTTCCCTCCAGGGACGGGAGGAAGATCTGGGAGGTGTAGCTGAACACGATGATGCCGATGGAGATGGGGAATTTCTTCACATCGATATAAAACTTGACCTTCTCCCAGGCCCACTCGCGCGCCCTGGAGAGGCAGTAGGCGATCACGAGGATGTTGATGACAAAGTGAGCCAGGGTGCAGAGGAAGCTGAACTTGGACACGGCCTTGAGGTTCTTCAGGAAGGCGCACGGCAGGAGCGCGGCCGTGGCCACCACGGACCAGGCTTTCTGGGAGACTGGGAACCCCGGGAAACTGTTGTACATCAGGTTTCCGCTGACCACGACGTAAAGAATACAGGTCATGACCAGCTCGATGATCTGAGCCACGTTCACAACGTGACCGCCCAGTGCGGGGAAGCGGGGCGCGCAGCAGGCGTTGGCGATGTCCACATAGGACTCCCTCACGCGCACTTTTATGCCGTCCTCGTTCTCCTCGTACAGACACGCGATGAGGATTTTTCCGGTGTAGCAGCACACCACAGCCGCGAAGATAATGAGGAAGAGACCGAGGTAGCCGCCGTGGAGGATGGCGTACGGCAGACCGAGGACGAACATGCCCTGCGGACAGAGAAGCGCAGCTGAGTGGTAATGGACGAGGCCCACATCGCAGTGACAGGCCGAGCCAGCCCAGGCGTGCAATGACTGGCTCACACGGCCCACAGCTTACAtaataacaatgacaaaaaaacgatatttttgcacattaaaatgacaTGCAACGCAGAAATATGAGATTTACCACAGTTGAGTAATTTCAAATGTCTACATcacacaattattttctcattctTCTCGCCCTTGAAAATCAGGCCTTTGCCTATAGACGGAATGGAATTAGGTCATTAAAAATacgattaaaaataaaaaaaattaaaattcgTTTGTTCAAAACTTCAATTTGATGGAGACGGTGATAAGCACGTGGGTCCGTCCAGCCTTGGGGCTATCACAGACCAACAGGCCCTGCCTGCAGCTCCACTGATAAACggatttgaataaataaattcccAAACCCACTGCACCAGTGAGTTCACCCACAAACCATCAATAAAACCTTTTAATTAAGcctgcatttatttataataaaaagtagaattttaaatatatttaacagcCAAAATTAATTTTGGTAGACTTTGTTGAGCGTATTGATTTATTACAATCCTGGATTGTGTGAAATTCTGCGCTCTTTCTTCTCGCTCAGGCCTAAATCTTAAAATATGACAGATCTTCAAGGTGACTCTTGGCTCAGGCCTGATGCATGCAGCACATGGTATTTTTGCATCCACACATGCACGATGTCAGTAACCACAGTGTACCTGAATGGCGTTGGTGACGTTCCAGCCCGCTTCCCATGACGTGATTTTGGGTTTGTCCTCATCCAGGGAGCCTCCTGTCTTCAGGGACGAGGGCCTCGGACCGGTGCCGTCCCTCTGGTAGTGGCTGTCTCCATCAAGCTCCCCTTCTCCCTCCACGTCTCCCCCTTCCTCGTCTCCCTGAAGGACATCCATCTGCATCCCTTGCCTGTAGTCATAATCCAAGTCGTCGCACTCAGCGAAGCCCAAACCCTCCTCGTCCGTGGCGGCCTGGAAGCCCAGCCGGGCGAACACCCCGCTGACCTTGGCCTGAGATTTGTTGGACACCGTGTGGGCCGCATTGGTCAGCTTGTTGCTGAGCTTGTGTCGAATTAGGTGAGCCATCTTCTTTACCCGAATTAAAAGACGCTATTCAACTGAAAAATGTTATTGCCGAGTaaaaagcagagaggaagatgcATGCAGGGcgatttatttgttgttgttttttttttttagattgctACTGTAAAGTCATGCCTGTTGCCTCTTCGATGTCTGGTGAAGAAAGCCAACCGTGTCTCCCACACCGTTAAAATCCTCAGCCGCTTTTCTTGGCTCGCTCATCCATATTACTCCCTCATAAACACTCCTTCATCAACGAAAAAACTCCCCAAAACACAGACCAAGACGAAAATATGTCCTCATTTGTCGTTTAGAAAGAACAGTCAATTTAGCATCATTTTTTCCCAAGCAGTTTTGTTGGTCGGTGGTGAGAGCGCGAGCGCTGGAATCTGTGACCGCATCACacgaggagagggagagacgaGCGTGCacgagatagagagagagagagagagagagagagaaagagagagagacggagagagagagagagagagagagagagagaggagcgtGCACGAGTACATGCAGAGGATATACTGTGTATAGGcttatataaataatatgtatCAATCTTTACGTCGTGTTAACGATCATATTACTGTTATTGGttactgtccaaatatttggagaAATTGTACgttgatgctttggcaacattgttCTTGAAACCTTCGTGCCAATAAAACCCTTTGAATTGAAtttagggagagagagagcagcgtgcacgagagagagagggagagaaaggagcGTGCACGTGTCCGCATAGAGTGCCAGTGTAACGGCACGCGCACTGCacaactgtatgtgtgtgagagagaatgtgtgggtgtgtgtgcgtgtgtgtgtgtgtgtgtgtgtgtgtgagagagagagagagagagagagagagagagagaggttgacCCTCTCCACGGGACTTTATTTAACGGCAGAGTGATCACGAGGATAAAACGGTCCTTTAAAGGCAGCAGTGTTACAGacattatgaatgaatgaatgaagagaatAAACATTCACCTGCTCTCTGTCAACAGGTCGACAGGCACTGCcgtcaacaaacaacaacaaacaacaggcGTCAGGCATGTATGATAAACAAATACTAAATATCAGGCCTTTTGCCTCAACTTATCCAAATGTattgtataaaaaaatattgtaaattctTACAGTGATGTACAGTTGTTGTTTGCAGCATCTACAGTATGGAAAATGCTGTGGCTATATAAATGAACTATATGACGTAGGATTTTGGCTCAAAGaatcattttattgtatttatttttttgttagaAAATATTTCACCTGCTCGTCTTTATTTCAAACGCGAAGTTAAtcttaaatgtgtgaaatgaagCACAAACTGCAGCATGTAGACTGAGATACACAACTCACAGTcgtgcacacatgcacgcagcCAACGGGTATTTTCTGTAATGTAAAGACCGAAGGCCTCATTTCCGTTGTCAACTTAATATATTTCTTTAGAAATGAAACAGTGTTCATACAAACAGTACATATTTTCcaatagaaaatattttaacGCATTATCcaatcatttttgtctttacacATTTCCGTTcgataataaaaaacagaatcgacaatacatcttaaaacaaaatCCATGTATTTCTATACAACACTCCTCATATTAAATCATGTATATTAACGGCTGCACTATTTCCTCAGAGTCCGTTTGAATTTATTCTGCATGCAGTTGCAGATTTTAAGTTT
This window of the Thunnus albacares chromosome 5, fThuAlb1.1, whole genome shotgun sequence genome carries:
- the bpifcl gene encoding bactericidal permeability-increasing protein, translated to MLQSFSKMLPSVIVALMLVSLTCGENPAIQVVLTNKGLQYGKHVGAGWIQEKLELVTLPDISGKVGMGILGSIDYTLTGIRITKCDFPEPSVEFNPDPVGFKTSTSGLSVAISGDWRTHYIAIHDGGTFNMALFNVDVASVVELGKDADGHMSVTSVSCSASIGNVDVQFSGGASWIFQPFVKHFKGRIRGEIESEICPAVEKFIVNLEYSLQATHVSFDVNQDLSLDVPLTDVPVIEASSLNLGLKGEFYSIKTHQEPPFEAQPFTMSEHAGYMLSVGLSEFTVNSAAFGYFSAGLLQTVINDSMIPPTSPVHLNTSQMGPFIPQLPKMFPGLLMSLQLYAQEVPAVSFQPGAVKMGFQAAVKALAIQPNATQTPLFKLLVDLEFSGKFWIDEGKVKGSLAMDNLTLSLASTEVGTFKTDALENLAKIGMKTMVLSKVNLQMSEGIYLPRMRHAKLTNSVLTVEEGFIAFSSDTEVRIDEGFN
- the LOC122981877 gene encoding vesicular inhibitory amino acid transporter-like encodes the protein MAHLIRHKLSNKLTNAAHTVSNKSQAKVSGVFARLGFQAATDEEGLGFAECDDLDYDYRQGMQMDVLQGDEEGGDVEGEGELDGDSHYQRDGTGPRPSSLKTGGSLDEDKPKITSWEAGWNVTNAIQGMFVLGLPYAILHGGYLGLFLIIFAAVVCCYTGKILIACLYEENEDGIKVRVRESYVDIANACCAPRFPALGGHVVNVAQIIELVMTCILYVVVSGNLMYNSFPGFPVSQKAWSVVATAALLPCAFLKNLKAVSKFSFLCTLAHFVINILVIAYCLSRAREWAWEKVKFYIDVKKFPISIGIIVFSYTSQIFLPSLEGNMQKPSEFHCMMDWSHISACVLKGLFALVAYLTWADATKEVITDNLPSTIRAVVNIFLVAKALLSYPLPFFAAVEVLEKSLFQDGGRAMFPDCYGPGGQLKSWGLGLRVLLVVFTLLMAVFVPHFALLMGLTGSLTGAGLCFLLPSLFHLKLQWRNLLWHHVFFDVAIFVIGGICAISGFIHSVEGLIEAYRYNIHD